Sequence from the Mauremys mutica isolate MM-2020 ecotype Southern chromosome 2, ASM2049712v1, whole genome shotgun sequence genome:
ACTTCCGTTCCTCCCTTCGATCACGCGTCtgagcagagttcctctgggctgtgtccgctggctccctagacaccttcgaggagcagtgggcgctgcctggggttctctgcttggtgtccccctcTGGATCTCTGATTTTGTACCTAGGACCCTCAGTCCTGACTCTATTTGCCATTATCCCCCAACCTCACTTGAGCCCTGGGTTTGGCAGCTCCTCCCCttcggctgggggaggggccttcaGGTGTGAGCAGGCGCAAGCTCCTCCCAGAACTCGACAGGTGCCCCTGGAGGTGGCCAGTCTGCAGGCATTCCCCGAAATGGAGGATGAACGCTGTGGAGGAATAAGCTGGAGTAGCGTGGAGGAGCTCTGTGATGTGAGGAGAGCGGGGTTTGAAATCCCGCCCCATGTGTGTTATCAAAGAACCAGGTGCGTGCGAACGAGAGGAACTTCCAGTCCGCGCCATTTCAGCACAGAACTGCCGAGGGTGTAGCGGAGCCCCAAAATGGGGTGAGCGCTGGGACATTGCCAGGAGTGAGGTGGGACAGGAGAGCAGCCTGTGATTCAGCGATGCGCAGGGGAAAGTCCAGGGCTAGGTGcaggtgtagggtgaccagatgtcccgattttatagagacagtcctgatatttggggcttttttttttaatataggcaccaattatcccccacccccatcccaatttttcacacttgctatctggtcaccgtaGTGCAGATGTGACAGGGCGGTAAAAGGGTGCGAAGGGGTTGTTAAATCGCCCAAATGTGGCATTCTGTGGGGGAAGCAGAGTCACTGTCTGAGCACAGAGCAAATGCAGGCAGTGCCCTGTCTGTTACAGGGAAAAGGCAGAGTGGGAGGGTGCGCGCTATGGACAGTgctcaaagagggcagagttaaggttatgttGGCGCGTAACACAGCATGTCCTGGTTTTCAGGCATTTGCGGTTTGCTGAGCTCAGCGTTCTCGAAGGGCAGAAGCTGCAGAATCACAGAACCCTAGAaaggtggggctggaagggatggggGGGTCACCACGTCCAGCCCCCCTGCGATGAGGCAGGACTGAGTAAACCCAGCCCAACCCTGACGGGGGTTTATCCAACTTGACATGCACCCGCAGCCCCCCTCGGAAGCCTTAAGGACCCTGCGCACGAGAGGTTTCCCTAACCTGATCTCACCTAACCCTCCCTCGCGTGATGACGTGCCAGGGACGCCGCTGTCCCGATTTtaaagaaggggaaactgaggccgcGGTTCGCAGCGGCGCTGGGATTGAATCCGGACTCCCAGGCGGCCCCGCCAAGCAGCGGGGAGGGGACCCTCGGAgcagcagccgggcagggccCGGGCGCTGGGGGCGCTGCTCCGCCGCGGGAGCCGCAGCCATTTCGCCGGCGAGCCGGAaccaggggaaggagcagtgtgGGCCGAGCGGCTGCCGCTGCCATCAGCTGGGCCGGGCCGCCCGTGGGCCTCCGCGCCGCGCTCCGGCGGAGCCCGCTGGCCATGGCTGCGGCCCAGGTAGAGGCTGGGATGCGCCGTGGGGCTGCGGGGGCGGCACGCGATGGCTCGGGCCGAGCCCCCTGggggagccccctgcaccccgggcccctggggggagggaggcggctGCAGCAGCCCCGGCCTTGGAGCCCCGTGGTGTGAGCTCAGCTGAGCGCATCTCCCCGCCCGGGGGGGCCGGCCGCGGGGCTCCCCAGCCGGGGGGCGGCTCCCGGCAAAGCGGCCAGGCTGGCTCCGCGGCGGAGATGCGCTTTGGCAGGGGCGCCTGCAGCGGGGGGAATCCCCCAGCTTCAGAGCTCATCAAACCCAAAAGGCAGCTGCCcgctccccccctctgcctggCTCGGCCCCCTCTGTGCCCTCCCCGGGGCTCGGGCCCTGCACAaggggccccagggctggctggggtccTGGCATAACCCTACTAATAAGAGGAGTGGTCTTGCCTTGGCCCAGAAGCAGCCTGGAGGAACTGCTAGAGATTAGGGGTGGAACAGCCCCTCCACTCTTGGAGGGGTTTTAAACAGAAGGGTTGGGAGAGGCGGCCTGGCCTAGCGGCCTGAGCACAGTCATGGGAGTCAGGAACCCCCCCTTTGTCTCTGGGCCCTGTTGAGTACTTCATCTCCTTGTGCACTGCTTCTGTTGTCCCCGCTGGGGACCGTGCGGGCGGCACCTATGCGATCACCCGGGgattgggagggagagggggcgtCCTGCTGCAGTGTGGCGTGGTCTGAGGTGTGCACAAGCACTTCACATCCATGCACACAATTACGTTCGGCCCTGCCGGAGCCAGTACTGGAAttgctgggggttgggggagtgcTGAGCTGGGGTCTCTTGCTTCCTAAGGGTAACCCTGcaagctggcacgggccagctttGGCGTCACATTGCAGTGCAGACGTATGCTAAGCTGTGAACACAACCCCCTGCTGCCCATCTATCGCTCAGAAGACTTGCTGGAGGAATTAGCAGGAGTTCTGTGCTGGGGAAAGGTGCAGTTGATctggggaggagaggctgagggaactgggattgtttagtctgcagaagagaagaatgaggggggatttgatagctgctttcaactacctgaaagggggttccaaagaggatggatctagactgttctcagtggtaccagatgacagaacaaggagtaatggtctcaagtggcagtgggggaggtctaggttggatattaggaaacactatttcaccaggagggtggtgaagcactggaatgcgttacctagggaggtggtggaatctccatccatagaggtttttaaggcccggcttgacaaagccctggctgggatgatttagttggagattggtcctgctttgagcagggggttggactagatacctcccaggtctcttccaaccctgatattctaggattctgtgATCTGCCCCCGAACTGGGACAGGCCAGGCCTGGAGCTCTTACACCTGCACTGGCTGGCGAGGGGATAGAATCAAGGGATGGCTCCATCCGTGTAAAGAGGCCTTGGTGTAACTGAGAATCCGGCTCACATGAGACATGAAAGAGGAGGTGAACCAGCCTGTAGCAGCCCGGGCCATGGAAACAGAAATGGACGGTGACCTCCCCCACTGTGGGCAAACCAAAGTGGTTTGGTTCGGATGTTTGGTATGGGAACGAGGCACAGCTTGTGCAGTGATTTCAGGGCTGTCCAAGTTTTCCTACTCGGAGAATTGAAATGACCCCATTTGGGTACTATTGGTTTTTgacctggctctgccacatgCTGACTGTGTGGTCTTGGTCAAgtcccttaatctctctctgccttggtttccctgcTTGTAGAATGAGGATAACTCTCTTTTCCTACTTGACAGGAAGGCTGTGAGAATGACCAGATGCTCTGGGTTCCCCAGATGGAAGGTGCCATAAAAATACAGAGACCCATATCCATAGTATCTGTATCCCTGGAGCACTAAGAACtgtggagccccctcctgtacatGGGTTCTGCCCTGCTCTTCTTACCCTCAGCCTGCAATTCCTGCCTGGAGGAGGTGCCATGCAAAGCACCATCACCTCTACCCCCAGGATGGCACGGAGTCTAGCTCCAGTGACTGCCAGTTATCAGATGCCCTACTTATAGGAATGCTCTGGCTGTATGTTACTTTAGCAccagtcaggatcaggccccattgtgtgaggtgctgtacacacacagtaAATGACTGGCCCTTCCCTGCAGATATTAGGGTAGGAGGTGACCTTGGAAACCGAGGAAGGAAAACCTGGCAGCCGAAGGACGCAGACAGGGCTGAGTAACTGCTTGTGATTTCAGGTGCAACTGACCGTTGAAGATGTCACCATCTCTTTCTCCCGGGAGGAGTGGGAGGTGTTAGCTGAGTGGCAGAAGGAGCTGTACCGAGAGGTGATGAAGGAGAATTGCGCCAGTCTGATCTCACTGGGTAAAGATCAGGGGTCGTTTTCTGGCATGGAGCTGTGGGAtctttggagggtttttttaaaggcttttgaTTCAGGGCTAATCTCCCAACCCCGGGGATTCCTGATGGAGCCCAGCTACGCCCACTCTAAACAAACGTGGAGCAATCTCGCTTACTTCCATCCATCCACGTGGAATGGGGCACGATGGAGTCCCAGAGCACAAACGGACAGAAATAGGATTTACAGCTTTGTTCTGGTTTAAGATTAATGTTTCTTTGCAACTGACATTTCGGGGTCTGATCCTgctaagtgctgagcaccctcagctcctgcAGATGGTGATCAAGAGCTCATGGGACTGGGCCAGCTCCTACCGATGGCTCTGTAATCCCTTTATCTGTGTTCACAGGGTATCACTTTGGGAGTCCTGCCATTTTATCGCAGATTGACCCAGAGGAAGAGCCGGGCCTCTCGGATCAGCTGGATCTGAAAGGAAAAGAATCACCTGCGTGTGAGTGTGAGTGGCAACATTTACATAGTCAGTAGGCCTGCACCTGCTTTCCTGGTGCATTCAAAACACCCAGGGGCAGATCtgctcctggcatggggggaagCTGATGGAGCGTAAATCGAAGTTGTTGGAGCTGTGGCAATCCCACAAGCTGTGGATCCAGTGACGTCCGGGCGACGGGCACGtcaggaatgcaggatcaggcagggctggccctttGAATTGCACTGGCTGCGTGCTGCTCAAGTGCTTGGTGCTATTACCGCCTCCTCGCTGCAGAAGAAGGCTCAGCCTCAGGCAGATGTGAGGGGGTTCATATTGCTGCAGAAAATAGCGAATGTTTTATTCTTGGCACCAGAGTGCACGTGCAACACTTTTCAGGGCTAATCTCGGTGCGTGGGGTGAATCGCTGTCACCTGCTAACGGCATGAGGGAGTCTTGTCTGTGCCCACCAGGGGAAACTCCCAAAGCTACACAAATTCCACAGCAGGCTCTTTCCCACTGCAGGTTAGCAGTTTAGTACAGCGAGTGCCTCGTCCCCTGTCTTCAGGACCCCCACAACGGGTGCTGATCTGTGGCCTCCCTGGAAGCAGTGCTCTCGGGCTCACTGGCCTCACCTCAGTTCAGCGTTCTCTTTGGCACAAGGCACTTAGACGTGTCGACGGTAAAACCAAATGGAAGTTTATTTAGCAAAGCTTCAGTAAAAGATTCAAATGAAAGCAAGTGAAAGGATTTGGAAACATCAGGATACAGGTACATAAAATGCTCACTAGCGCCTGTGGTTATTAGACTGGCAAGGCACTTGTTATAAGGTATTTCTCACCCAATGGGCAGTCAGTCCCTCCAGCCAGCGCTTGTCCAGCCCAGAGATCGGGGATCCCCCTTCCATCCGCTGGCAGAGCAGCGCCTCTGGATGGATAACATTGTGTGCCCTTTCTTCAGCCCTTATACAGCCCAGACTTTTCTCTGTTTTCATAATCGGGCCATCACATTAACTTCAGCTCAGCCCAGCCCTCAGGGCCCCCTATTCGGAGTCGTCTCTTGGGGTCCTTTTGTCTTTGTCAGTGCTCAGGCCTGCAGGTGGTCAGGTGCTGGGCCGGTCGTGTTCGCACTCCTGATTGAGTTAGTtctgagccctgcccctcctcagGTGACCTGCTGTGTCTCCAACAAGTAACGTCCAACGTTTTCCATAGCTCTGCAAACCTCTCGTATTCTCCATGATGATCAGGGAGTTCTGAGCTTTCGGCAGAGACCACACACGACCCTGCCCTGAGGTGAAGTATCAAGGAGGTGATTGGACATGCAGTAGATCTAATGCCTACCTGGGCATGCCTAcatcacagcccctctctgatcAGACCCGTCTTCCCTCACTTCGTGTTTTCCTTCTTGCCTCCCTTTATCAACGGGAAGTTTGCGGTGGGTTCTGTGGTGTCTGGCTGGTTGGGGATTCCCTTCCTTTGCTCAACACGGCTCAGAAAAGAAGGTGTCGACAGTGATCTCTGTTAACATGGAATTTCTGCCCTGTATTTTGGGCAACTCAGTGCCGTTCTGTGCAGGTATAATCCTCCAGCCAGTaacagggaagggggtgcagctgcattgggacaaccaaccttgcaacccccagtaatgGTTGGGGTCAGGGCGATTAGAAATGTAACCAGTTCTCTCCCTCTGCCAAAAACAAAATTCTGCCAGTCTGTTGTTCCGGATGAAATGGCTTCTGCTCTACCCGCACTTAGCTGGGAAAGTGATGTGGGTCAGATCCAGGCCCAAATCCTTGTGGGGGGTTGTATTCATTTCACTGTTGAATTCACATCTTggtgtggatggggggggggggggatttttttacAATTCAGGTCTAGAGCACAGTGTCTGGATAGCAAATTACCTGCCAAGACACGTCGGTGGGTTTGTGGAGTCAATTTTGTCCATcttaggccaagtctacactacggaccgtacagcagcacagctgcaaggTCTccgtgtagctgctctgtgccagcaggagagagctctcccaccggcataattaaaccaccgcCAACGAGCAGCAggagctatgtcagcaggagagcgtctcccaccgacatagcgttgtccacactggcactttcgTTGGTGACACTAATGTCCATCGGGGGAGTGGGTTTTTTCCATACCCCTggccaacaaaagttttaccgactaAACTGCcgagtgtagacaaagcctgagaagAGCCCTTGTGTTCTGGACTAAGAGCCTGATGCTACACGTTGCAGAGTTCCTCTTGCCAAGTGGATTTGTGAGTCCCGAGCAGTTCCCCTGGCAGGCCCAAGTCTCCATGTCTTGGAATCCCCCGTGAAACAAAGTCTATTGTCCTGTCAAGGTTCTTTGTCACTGACCATTGTCTGGCCATTGATTCTAATCCTGCAGATGCTCTGGGGGTCCAGCTCGAGGTGGAGAGGCACGACGAAGGGTATGATGTAAGCCTGGAACAAGTCAGTATATTACCCGGGGACTCTAGGGAGCAGGCCTTGCAGGCGTCCGTCAAGGCAGAAGACTGCCCAAGTGAGAGCAGTGTCTCCAAGCAGAACAAGAGACTGCCCACGACATTAGCTCTGTCCAGCCTGAGCGACAGGAAGTCAGCTCCAATCCCAAATCCCTCGGGGCGGGACAAGAGGAAAAGGACCCAACGGGAGAAGCACGTCTCAAAGCATGCAGATCCGGACCGTCACCAGCTCACACGTGCAGAGTGGAGCCGCGTGTGCGCTGAGTATGGGAAATGCTTTGCTCAAAAGCGAGACCTGGCAGTGCGCCTgagagtccacacaggggagaagcggTTTAAATGCACCAAGTGCAAGAAGTGCTTCGCTCAGAAGCAACAGCTGCTCAGGCACCAGGAGACCCACGTCACCAAGCCACTGTGCCTGTGCAGAGAGCGTGGGAGACATTTTCAAGCCATTCGTGATCTTCGGCGCCACCAGATCACTCACGCAAGAAAAACGCCGGTCTCGGTGATCATGGTTCCAAAGTTCACGTTTCCTGTTGTGCGTTACAATAAAACAAGCCAGGAGGCTTAATCCGCTGGGCAGCAAGTTGCACAGAAAGAACAAAAATGCAACATCTCGTTGCATGAGGGGAAGACTTTCCCCGACAAATGGAAACGTATCATGCACCCAAGATAGGAACAGCGTCCAAAAAGTGTAAGAAATATTCCCCCACCCATCTGATGGGATGGACACTTTAACGCTCATTGTTCAATCCACCCTTAATAAAACCACCGTACATCAGCACACAGGACTTGAACGGGACTATTTAAAGGGTGGTTTTACACTGAAGAGTAAAAATGGCACGTTCTTGCTCAACACAgctgctggctgtgtgtgtttgttttgcccCTGTGAAAATGACTTGAACTTAAACAATTCTGTGGATGGTttctagattccaaggccagaagggacattgcaaccatctagtctgacctcctggataacacaggccatagaaaatCCCCACAACGATTCCTGCTGATGTCCAAGAAGGTTTAGAATCCAGCTCTCTCCCTTACCTGGTCTAGCGCTGGAGAACTAAACGGAGTCAAAGTAGTGGACATCTTTGTCGTTAAAGTCGGTCGAGAGGACTGTGAAaacgtgtgcgcgcacacacagatCTGTCACTTAGGAAAGTCTCCAGGAATTGCTTTGTGACCTTTAGGGTGGTGTGGTGCTTCAGCTGTCTTCTGGTAGACGTGAGGTGACACAACATGTGCTGAGATGTTAGAGCTGATGCAGCCACAAGGCTTCGCAGAATCTCcaggcaattttttaaaaagtcgaGCACTGAACAGCAGTTCCTAATGCGAGGGTGAGCTTTCTACTGCTAGGCTGTCAGTTTAAATCTCGCTGGGGTTGATAGTGATAGAAAGTGGCCCATGGGAAATGAGTATGCTGGGTCTCAGCCATTTTACCAGTAGACAGATCTCCATGTACCCTTCCTGGTattcccagcagagaggctgaggTTTGAATGAGCTGTGCAGAATTACTGGTCCTGCCTGCTAGACCTGGACTTCCCCACATCAAGAGCACGGTTTGGGTTGCTTGCACCACGCTGTCTATGTACATGCTCTGGGAATAGAGGAAGCCTGTCTCCTGGGCTGTCACCTTCCCCCAGCACCACGCTGACACACACAAACATTCAGACACTTTTTCAAAAAAATCTAGTGTGACGTTTGTGTGCCTGGTGCTTCTCTGAGCCAGGCATGGGCTTGATCTTCCTGTCCCAAGCTCCCACAGAGGAGGAGGCGCAAGCAGGCCCAGGAAGGGCTGGCATCAGCGGCGGCGTTGGGTGTGTGCTGCAGACTTCACTCGGAATGCATATTACTCGTTCACTGATGTGAATAGCAATGGCAGAAACCAGTGTCTCTCTCTCGTGCTGAGAGAAGGGATTTATTGCATTGTTGTCGCATGGGGTAGAATCGTCCAGCAGTtggggatgtaaaatgttaaatggTTAATGATCAGTATTAGTCTTACCGTTAATAGATTCCGGTTAACGTTTAAAACAGATTGTAATAGCCAACGTGCACATCAAAAATGGCACAGCAATACCCAGAGGTTGCGGGAGCTTGCAGCGCTTTCGCAGCTCAGGGTGCCGCTGGATCAGCCTGTGCCCGCCAGAGAGGGCACCGCTGGGGGCAGTCCGgcaggccccccagctctgcttctctTGCAGCTGGCTGCAATGGTGGGTCTGCCTGGGAACACGGATCTGCAGGAACACTTGGGTCTGCCCTGGCCCCGCTGCTCTCCCGGCAGTGATCTGCCGAACTAGCCGGTGCCTAGACACTGGGAGAGCGAGGGGTGGCAGCGCCTAGCCATGCACACGCAAACGATCCCCCAGGCCACTGCACTCCACCTCCGAGGAGAGACAGCAGGGTGGGTCCCCCCACGCCAGGGGTAGATTGTGAACTGGTGAGTGATTAAACGGTTAACGATTTTAATAGTTTAAACGGGTACTTCCTTAAACGATAGTTACATCCCTAACAGCAGTACCTGTGAATCCTGTGTAATCTCATGTTCCGTGTGCAGGGTGTTTGGAGCAATAAAAATAGTGTATTACAAACCGAGCTCTTACTGCAGATCTAATTAACTCGAGGGCATGGCCGCTGGCTTCTCAAGCACGGATTCATTACAGCCTCAATCCATTcagccataggcgctgactccgggggtgct
This genomic interval carries:
- the LOC123363303 gene encoding zinc finger protein 69-like, whose translation is MEDERCGGISWSSVEELCDKGKLRPRFAAALGLNPDSQAAPPSSGEGTLGAAAGQGPGAGGAAPPREPQPFRRRAGTRGRSSVGRAAAAAISWAGPPVGLRAALRRSPLAMAAAQVQLTVEDVTISFSREEWEVLAEWQKELYREVMKENCASLISLGYHFGSPAILSQIDPEEEPGLSDQLDLKGKESPACEYALGVQLEVERHDEGYDVSLEQVSILPGDSREQALQASVKAEDCPSESSVSKQNKRLPTTLALSSLSDRKSAPIPNPSGRDKRKRTQREKHVSKHADPDRHQLTRAEWSRVCAEYGKCFAQKRDLAVRLRVHTGEKRFKCTKCKKCFAQKQQLLRHQETHVTKPLCLCRERGRHFQAIRDLRRHQITHARKTPVSVIMVPKFTFPVVRYNKTSQEA